The Rhodocytophaga rosea genome has a segment encoding these proteins:
- a CDS encoding YceI family protein: MRFFSVCFLLILLYSSTYVSAQGRYFTRAGHISFYSSTPVEDIKADNRQVASVIDFSSGEMVFSVLMRSFEFPKALMQEHFNENYIESDKYPKSTFKGKITNAQSVDTKKDGLYKVNVEGYLTIHGVTKPVKTEGTLEVKEGKILGKSNFTVAVADYNIQIPKVVQDNIQKTIDIKIDMVYEPFKQ, from the coding sequence ATGAGATTTTTTTCAGTTTGTTTTTTATTGATCCTGCTTTATTCTTCAACCTATGTTTCCGCACAAGGGCGCTATTTTACCCGTGCAGGCCATATTTCATTTTATTCTTCAACTCCTGTAGAAGATATAAAAGCAGATAACCGGCAGGTAGCCAGCGTAATTGACTTTTCAAGTGGAGAGATGGTATTTTCCGTACTGATGCGGTCTTTTGAATTTCCGAAAGCTTTGATGCAGGAGCATTTTAATGAGAATTATATAGAGTCGGATAAGTACCCAAAATCTACATTTAAAGGCAAAATAACTAATGCCCAGAGTGTAGATACAAAGAAAGACGGGCTGTACAAAGTAAATGTAGAGGGCTACCTTACGATTCATGGTGTGACCAAACCTGTGAAAACAGAAGGTACTCTGGAAGTGAAAGAAGGAAAAATACTGGGTAAATCTAATTTTACTGTAGCTGTAGCTGATTACAACATCCAAATCCCTAAAGTTGTACAGGATAACATTCAAAAAACCATTGATATCAAGATAGATATGGTATATGAGCCTTTCAAGCAGTAA
- a CDS encoding beta/alpha barrel domain-containing protein, which produces MQKPARKPVPEFKGNLRSNIIRVPESISSCSGIIILGKCIKSLLFSTDVAIIRNTNADAIIAVYPFTPQPIISHALILASDKPIFCGIGGGLTTGKRSLEIALDAEFQGALGVVLNKPAPNDLIEKLKRKLEIPVIVTVVSTDEDIQGRINAGVDIFNVSGAAQTETIVQKIRQINPDFPIIATGGKDDESINRTITAGANAITYTPPSTGELFKTIMNKYRQGGSY; this is translated from the coding sequence ATGCAAAAACCAGCCCGTAAACCTGTTCCGGAATTTAAAGGCAACCTGAGAAGCAATATTATCCGGGTTCCGGAATCCATCAGTTCCTGTAGTGGCATTATTATTCTGGGAAAATGCATCAAATCTTTGTTGTTTAGCACCGACGTCGCCATTATCCGCAATACCAATGCCGACGCCATCATTGCGGTGTATCCTTTTACTCCACAGCCCATTATCAGTCACGCACTTATTCTGGCTTCCGACAAACCTATTTTTTGCGGCATTGGCGGCGGACTTACGACCGGCAAACGTTCACTGGAAATTGCCCTGGATGCTGAATTTCAGGGAGCATTGGGTGTCGTACTGAATAAACCGGCGCCTAATGATCTGATCGAAAAACTGAAGCGGAAACTGGAAATTCCCGTGATTGTAACTGTGGTGTCTACTGATGAGGATATACAAGGCCGGATTAATGCTGGTGTAGACATTTTTAATGTATCTGGTGCTGCCCAGACAGAAACTATTGTGCAGAAAATCCGGCAGATCAACCCTGATTTTCCTATTATTGCTACTGGTGGGAAGGATGATGAAAGTATCAACAGAACTATTACCGCTGGTGCCAATGCCATTACCTATACACCTCCATCTACTGGTGAATTGTTCAAAACCATTATGAACAAGTACCGCCAGGGAGGAAGTTATTGA
- a CDS encoding DUF5777 family beta-barrel protein, whose protein sequence is MPKLKLILLLIFLCSVTALQAQDDLLGLLENDSLQKKTPAYTIATFKTTRVINGHSVETTKNGVLQFMISHRFGTLNSGAYNFFGLDQATIRLGLEYGLTDRFTIGVGRSSLEKTYDGFLKYKVLRQSKNMPVSVVLFTSIAATSLKFTEPERDNLFSSRLSYTYQAIVARKFSDKLSLQLSPTLVHRNLVATTEDQNDVMAVGAAGRFKLTKRTSFNAEYFYVLPGKTADDYYNTLSLGFDIETGGHVFQLHLTNSQGMIEKFFVPGNTGRWSKGDIYIGFNVSRVFTLKKKKEVK, encoded by the coding sequence ATGCCCAAACTTAAACTCATTCTCCTGCTTATATTTCTTTGTTCGGTAACTGCCCTGCAAGCACAAGATGATTTGCTGGGATTGCTTGAAAATGATTCCTTGCAAAAGAAAACTCCTGCCTATACCATTGCCACTTTTAAAACTACCAGAGTAATTAATGGGCATTCGGTGGAAACGACCAAAAATGGAGTGCTGCAGTTTATGATTTCCCACCGGTTTGGTACCCTTAATAGTGGTGCCTATAATTTCTTTGGCCTGGACCAGGCTACGATCCGCCTGGGACTAGAATATGGCTTAACTGACCGGTTCACTATTGGAGTTGGCAGAAGTTCCCTGGAAAAAACATATGATGGTTTTCTGAAATATAAAGTGCTCCGGCAAAGCAAAAATATGCCTGTTTCGGTAGTACTGTTTACCAGCATTGCTGCTACTTCCCTAAAATTTACTGAACCGGAAAGGGATAACTTATTCTCATCAAGGCTCAGTTATACCTACCAGGCCATTGTAGCCCGGAAATTCAGCGATAAATTATCCTTACAACTCTCTCCTACCCTTGTTCACCGGAATCTGGTAGCTACTACTGAAGACCAGAATGATGTAATGGCTGTAGGCGCAGCAGGCAGGTTTAAACTTACCAAACGCACTTCTTTTAATGCTGAATATTTTTATGTACTTCCGGGTAAAACTGCCGATGATTATTACAATACCTTATCTCTGGGCTTTGATATTGAAACAGGGGGACACGTTTTTCAGCTGCACCTGACCAATTCGCAGGGGATGATCGAGAAGTTTTTTGTTCCTGGCAACACCGGCAGATGGTCGAAAGGCGATATCTACATTGGGTTTAATGTTTCAAGGGTATTTACCTTAAAAAAGAAAAAGGAAGTCAAATAA
- a CDS encoding OB-fold protein, giving the protein MKRKTGIISGLILIGILAAWLVYSKVYNKPHRQITGEQAAYAVKSVALFGAYETDENRADSLYLNKVLQVEGKVEKIFQNEKGELTLVLTGNEMFGISCTMADSEKEKLQHIKPGGEAKLKGLCNGMLMDVVLVKCVLVE; this is encoded by the coding sequence ATGAAGAGAAAAACAGGCATCATTTCCGGACTTATTTTAATAGGTATCTTGGCAGCCTGGTTGGTGTACAGTAAAGTATACAATAAACCACACAGGCAGATTACCGGAGAACAAGCAGCCTATGCTGTAAAATCAGTAGCTCTGTTTGGAGCATACGAAACTGACGAAAACAGAGCAGATTCACTATACCTGAATAAAGTATTGCAGGTTGAAGGAAAAGTGGAAAAAATCTTTCAGAATGAAAAGGGAGAATTGACCCTGGTATTAACTGGAAATGAAATGTTTGGCATTAGCTGCACCATGGCAGATAGCGAAAAAGAAAAGCTTCAACACATTAAACCTGGTGGTGAAGCAAAGCTGAAAGGCTTATGTAATGGCATGTTGATGGATGTAGTGCTGGTTAAATGTGTATTGGTTGAATAG
- a CDS encoding M14 family metallopeptidase, whose product MTLISCESGRAHETPVHQLALVEDIKPAKDIFYSLHEKYLEKSITHRRFKHTDIVRILDSLKTNPLFEVKKVGESFQNRDIFLVKAGSGKTKVLLWSQMHGDEPTATMALLDIFKYLADSTSGDKVRDDLLRNTTLYFIPMLNPDGAEVYKRRNALDIDLNRDAVSLQSPESRILKSVRDSLKPDFGFNLHDQNTRYTAGKTSKPATVSFLAPPYDYAKSENEVRTKAMKLIVYMNRLLQNYIPGQVAKYSDEHEPRAFGDNIQKWGTSTVLIESGGYKNDTEKQYIRKLNFVALLNALKAIGQQTYTSEKIANYYKIPENERYLFDLLIRNAETEREGKPYRLDIGIDRYEVNMAPYTNFFYRSSIEEIGDMSVRYGYQELDASGMRLIPGKIYPEVIKNVRTLQSMNIKEILQKGFTTVKIKNYMPADQFTALPINIITGKNTRNHEVILSRSANFVLEQDGQVRYAIINGFIYDLQQDKNEVLNALVN is encoded by the coding sequence ATGACATTAATTTCCTGTGAGAGCGGACGTGCCCACGAAACGCCTGTGCATCAGCTTGCTTTGGTTGAGGACATAAAGCCGGCCAAGGATATATTTTATTCCCTGCATGAAAAATACCTGGAAAAATCCATCACGCACCGCCGCTTTAAACATACAGATATTGTACGGATTCTGGATAGTTTGAAAACCAATCCTTTGTTCGAAGTAAAAAAAGTGGGCGAATCGTTTCAGAACCGGGATATTTTTCTGGTAAAAGCAGGTTCGGGAAAAACAAAAGTACTCTTATGGTCGCAGATGCATGGAGATGAGCCTACGGCAACGATGGCCCTGCTGGATATTTTCAAGTATCTGGCTGATTCTACGTCTGGTGATAAGGTACGGGATGATTTACTCAGGAACACAACCTTGTATTTTATTCCCATGCTCAATCCGGATGGTGCTGAAGTATACAAGCGCCGCAATGCCCTGGATATAGATTTAAACCGGGATGCGGTGAGCCTTCAATCGCCGGAATCGAGAATATTGAAAAGCGTAAGAGATAGCTTGAAACCTGACTTCGGATTCAACCTGCATGATCAGAATACCAGGTATACAGCCGGAAAAACAAGCAAGCCTGCTACTGTTTCTTTTCTGGCCCCGCCCTACGATTATGCCAAATCTGAAAATGAAGTGCGTACCAAGGCTATGAAACTGATTGTATATATGAACCGCTTACTGCAGAATTATATTCCAGGCCAGGTGGCAAAATATTCAGATGAGCATGAACCCAGGGCATTTGGCGATAATATTCAGAAATGGGGCACGAGTACCGTATTGATAGAATCGGGTGGTTATAAAAATGACACAGAAAAGCAGTATATCCGCAAACTTAATTTTGTGGCCCTATTAAATGCCCTTAAGGCTATTGGGCAACAAACTTATACTTCCGAAAAAATAGCCAACTATTACAAAATTCCTGAGAACGAAAGATATTTGTTTGATCTGTTGATCCGGAATGCAGAGACAGAAAGAGAAGGAAAGCCTTACAGATTAGATATTGGTATTGACAGGTACGAAGTGAACATGGCTCCTTATACCAACTTTTTCTACCGGAGCAGCATTGAAGAGATTGGAGATATGTCGGTGCGGTATGGCTACCAGGAACTGGATGCTTCAGGCATGCGCCTGATTCCCGGAAAAATATATCCGGAAGTGATTAAGAATGTACGCACCCTGCAATCGATGAATATAAAAGAAATATTGCAAAAGGGATTTACAACGGTGAAAATTAAGAATTATATGCCTGCTGACCAGTTTACGGCTTTGCCCATTAATATTATTACCGGCAAGAATACACGCAACCATGAGGTAATATTAAGCCGGAGTGCCAACTTTGTACTGGAACAGGATGGACAGGTGCGTTATGCGATTATTAATGGATTTATTTATGATCTGCAGCAGGATAAAAATGAAGTGTTAAATGCGCTGGTAAACTAA
- a CDS encoding protoporphyrinogen/coproporphyrinogen oxidase yields the protein MESYPVVIIGAGVAGLTCAHYLHKKQIPFILIESSADVGGRIWTDKIDGFLLDKGFQVFLTSYPEAKHILNYDSLDLKAFRSGAIIRQNKRFVKLVNPLKEPFLAFSALFSPVGSLPDKFRILQLTQELKDLQEDEIFAQKATSTLDFLKSYGWSEKMIDSFFKPFFGGVFLERELNTSSNFFRFVFKQFAASDAVLPAGGIQEIPRQLAASLPANSIRTNTPVKHINGSTVELISGEQIQARNLVVAVDELASAGLLGNKIQPVFNATSCIYFSANRSPLDTDMLVINSEEQGLINNLCVPSDIAPAYAPSGKALISVSIVKKHSFTEAQLVEKVKEELVAWYGNEVLSWQHLKTYSLPQALPAFPASEPAKKNLKWNDTTFICGDYMAYPSLNGAMATGRQVAESIAASGR from the coding sequence ATGGAGTCTTATCCGGTCGTTATTATTGGTGCAGGTGTAGCAGGGCTTACCTGTGCACATTACTTACACAAAAAACAAATTCCTTTTATTCTCATTGAATCCAGTGCAGATGTGGGCGGTAGAATATGGACAGACAAGATAGATGGATTTTTACTGGACAAAGGATTTCAGGTCTTTCTTACTTCATATCCGGAGGCGAAACATATTCTCAACTATGATTCGCTAGATTTAAAAGCTTTCCGTTCGGGAGCAATTATCCGGCAGAATAAGCGTTTTGTGAAGCTGGTTAATCCGCTGAAAGAACCGTTTCTGGCCTTTTCTGCTTTGTTTTCGCCGGTAGGTTCGCTGCCAGATAAATTCAGGATTTTACAGCTTACCCAGGAATTGAAAGACTTACAGGAAGATGAAATATTTGCTCAGAAAGCGACCAGTACCCTTGATTTTCTGAAAAGCTATGGCTGGAGCGAAAAGATGATTGACAGTTTCTTCAAACCATTTTTCGGCGGTGTTTTCCTGGAAAGAGAACTCAATACGTCCAGCAACTTCTTCCGGTTTGTATTTAAACAGTTTGCTGCAAGCGATGCCGTACTTCCGGCAGGAGGCATACAGGAAATTCCCAGGCAACTGGCGGCCAGTTTACCTGCAAACAGCATCCGGACCAATACCCCTGTGAAACATATTAATGGCAGTACGGTTGAACTTATCAGCGGAGAGCAGATACAGGCCAGAAACCTTGTGGTAGCGGTGGATGAATTGGCTTCTGCAGGCTTGCTTGGCAACAAAATACAGCCTGTTTTTAATGCTACTTCCTGTATTTATTTTTCGGCAAACCGTTCGCCTTTAGATACAGATATGCTGGTGATTAATAGTGAGGAACAAGGTTTGATTAATAATTTGTGTGTGCCCAGCGATATTGCTCCTGCGTACGCTCCATCAGGTAAAGCACTGATTTCAGTAAGTATAGTGAAGAAACATTCGTTTACAGAGGCTCAACTCGTAGAGAAAGTGAAAGAAGAACTAGTAGCGTGGTATGGAAATGAGGTACTCTCCTGGCAGCATCTAAAGACATATAGTCTTCCGCAGGCATTACCTGCTTTTCCAGCCAGCGAACCAGCAAAAAAGAATCTGAAATGGAATGATACTACCTTTATTTGTGGGGATTATATGGCCTATCCTTCGCTAAACGGAGCGATGGCTACCGGAAGACAGGTTGCTGAGTCGATAGCTGCTTCGGGAAGATAG
- a CDS encoding D-alanyl-D-alanine carboxypeptidase/D-alanyl-D-alanine-endopeptidase — translation MIISYFFRKNLVYTLFCILLAACTATKQQIRPLQIQKMVSESQIFSSHFTGFALYDPELKKMIAQHNAAQYFTPASNTKIFTFYTSLHMLGDSVPGLHYTVRNDSLFFQGTGDPSFLHPDLKNTTVYDFLNSRTEKLFYIPAYYKGYHYGPGWAWDDYNDYYSAEKSAFPVYGNIVRFQVDKQGKWHTFPRSFTKMVSRNTVIPAPDSIFHRLPEHNWFSYYPETFIKAFTQDVPFRQSDFLVLQLLSDTLHNPVLLQSQPLTGQKNILYSIRADSLYKRLMQESDNFIAEQLLLLCSSTISDTLNTEKAISYATNHLLDLPDKPIWKDGSGLTRYNLFTPRSIIKILEKLYTEVPRQRLFNIFPAGGQSGTIKKWYASDNGQPYIFAKTGTLSNVHCLSGYLVTKKGKTLIFSFMHNNYVVDIDEVRKEMQKVLKELYMRY, via the coding sequence GTGATTATATCTTACTTCTTCCGGAAAAATCTTGTATATACTTTATTCTGCATCCTATTAGCTGCCTGTACTGCCACAAAGCAACAGATCCGGCCGCTACAGATACAGAAGATGGTCTCAGAATCACAAATATTCTCTAGCCATTTTACCGGATTTGCCTTATATGACCCGGAATTAAAGAAAATGATTGCCCAGCACAACGCAGCACAATATTTTACGCCTGCTTCCAATACAAAAATATTTACTTTTTATACTTCCTTACACATGCTGGGCGATTCTGTTCCGGGCTTGCACTACACAGTCCGGAACGATTCGCTTTTTTTCCAGGGAACAGGCGACCCTTCATTTCTGCACCCTGACCTGAAAAACACGACTGTATACGATTTTTTAAACAGCCGGACAGAAAAATTATTTTATATACCGGCATACTATAAAGGCTATCACTATGGTCCCGGATGGGCTTGGGATGATTACAATGATTATTATTCAGCAGAAAAATCCGCTTTTCCGGTGTATGGAAATATTGTCCGTTTCCAGGTAGATAAGCAAGGAAAATGGCACACCTTTCCGCGTTCTTTTACAAAAATGGTGAGCCGAAATACAGTTATTCCAGCTCCCGATTCCATTTTTCACCGGCTTCCCGAACATAATTGGTTCAGCTATTACCCTGAAACGTTTATCAAAGCCTTTACCCAGGATGTTCCTTTCCGCCAAAGTGATTTTCTAGTTTTACAATTACTCAGCGATACTTTACATAACCCTGTACTGCTTCAAAGCCAGCCGCTAACCGGACAGAAAAACATCTTATACAGCATTCGGGCGGATTCTTTGTACAAACGCCTGATGCAGGAAAGTGATAATTTTATTGCAGAACAACTGCTCTTATTGTGTTCCTCTACAATTTCAGATACGCTCAATACGGAAAAAGCCATTTCTTATGCAACAAACCACTTGCTGGATTTGCCCGATAAACCCATCTGGAAAGATGGCTCCGGCCTCACCAGATATAATCTTTTTACACCAAGGAGTATAATTAAAATCCTGGAAAAACTCTATACAGAAGTTCCCAGGCAACGTTTATTTAATATTTTCCCGGCTGGCGGCCAGTCAGGAACCATAAAAAAATGGTATGCTTCTGACAACGGACAGCCTTATATTTTTGCCAAAACCGGCACCTTATCTAATGTACATTGCCTGAGCGGCTACCTGGTTACAAAAAAAGGGAAAACCCTGATATTTAGCTTTATGCACAACAATTATGTGGTGGATATAGACGAAGTGAGAAAAGAAATGCAGAAAGTGTTAAAGGAATTATATATGAGGTACTAA